A DNA window from Impatiens glandulifera chromosome 7, dImpGla2.1, whole genome shotgun sequence contains the following coding sequences:
- the LOC124945260 gene encoding regulator of nonsense transcripts UPF3-like, whose product MKGPPDRTKVVVRHLPPTITQDKFMEQVDGRFAGRYNSISFFPGKNSQTHQSDSRAYMDFKKADDVIDFADFFNGHIFVNEKGTQFKSIVEYAPSQRLPKQWSKKDGREGSIYKDPEFLEFLEFIAKPVENLPSAEIQLERREAERSGAAKDSPIITPLMNFIRQRRAAKSGNRRSLPNGKLHRKAAGPSSAPSRRSSDRKKTSTSMYVQKDTAKSTGRKDKPTYILLPKRDDQVQPNKAAIKVTASGAEISEGQSGTLGTGDTGKRKILLLKGKEKEIPHSNTSPAKDSFGSTAVKSNLQSEAGGRIIRSILLNKDARTNTLSQSPSHVQPDQHTQDSSVDRDKRPPRPPYIQSSIKDTREGKVFINDLHGFPNEKQGKRIRNRERPDRGVWTPLRRSDGSHASDESLSPTTTTQSTHLQSEFNEGYQGEVKTDVSRGVEEGKSVGSGNRGRSMLDNGSIKHIGRRGMLRNVKDADAPIGIEGKLLKRGLAYGSHEKQAWVQKSGSGS is encoded by the exons ATGAAGGGTCCACCGGATCGAACAAAGGTTGTGGTACGGCATTTGCCGCCGACGATTACGCAGGACAAGTTTATGGAGCAGGTCGACGGTCGCTTTGCCGGCCGCTACAACTCGATTTCATTCTTCCCCGGCAAAAACAG CCAGACACATCAGTCAGATTCTAGAGCTTACATGGACTTTAAGAAGGCAGATGATGTTATTGATTTTGCTGACTTCTTTAATGGgcatatttttgttaatgagaAAG GAACCCAGTTTAAGAGTATAGTTGAGTATGCACCATCTCAACGTCTGCCGAAGCAGTGGTCTAAGAAAGATGGGCGTGAAGGATCAATATATAAAG ATCCTGAGTTTCTGGAGTTCCTTGAATTTATTGCAAAGCCTGTTGAGAATCTTCCAAGTGCTGAGATACAGTTGGAGCGAAGAGAGGCAGAACGAAGTG GTGCTGCAAAGGATTCTCCTATTATCACTCCTCTAATGAACTTTATACGTCAGAGAAGGGCTGCCAAGAGTGGAAATCGG CGATCTTTGCCAAATGGAAAACTGCACAGGAAAGCTGCTGGGCCTTCTTCAGCTCCATCAAGAAGGAGTTCTGACAGGAAAAAGACTTCTACAAGCATG TATGTGCAAAAGGATACTGCAAAGAGCACAGGCAGGAAAGATAAACCAACATACATCCTGCTTCCTAAACGAGATGATCAGGTGCAGCCGAACAAGGCTGCCATAAAAGTTACTGCTTCTGGAGCTGAAATTTCTGAAGGACAAAGCG GAACTCTTGGGACTGGTGATACTGGGAAGAGAAAGATCCTTCTGTTGaagggaaaagaaaaagagattCCTCAT AGTAATACATCTCCAGCTAAAGATTCGTTTGGGTCAACTGCTGTGAAATCAAACTTGCAAAGTGAAGCAGGTGGGAGGATAATAAGAAGCATACTCTTAAACAAAGATGCCAGGACAAACACTCTAAGTCAGTCGCCTTCTCATGTCCAACCTGATCAACATACCCAAGACTCTAGCGTGGATAGGGATAAAAGACCCCCTAGACCACCTTACATACAGTCATCTATAAAAGATACACGTGAAGGGAAGGTCTTCATTAATGATTTGCATGGTTTCCCTAACGAAAAGCAAGGCAAACGGATAAGAAACCGCGAAAGACCTGATCGTGGCGTTTGGACTCCTCTTCGACGTTCAGATGGATCACATGCTAGTGATGAATCTCTTTCGCCTACCACTACTACTCAATCAACTCATTTGCAGTCAGAGTTTAATGAAG GATATCAAGGGGAAGTTAAAACAGATGTATCAAGGGGGGTTGAAGAGGGGAAATCTGTTGGAAGTGGAAACCGTGGTCGTTCTATGCTTGATAATG GTTCCATTAAACACATTGGTCGGCGGGGTATGCTACGTAATGTTAAAGATGCAGATGCCCCTATCGGGATTGAAGGGAAGCTTTTGAAACGAGGTCTTGCTTATGGTTCCCATGAG AAACAAGCATGGGTTCAAAAGTCAGGTTCAGGTTCCTAG